A single region of the Thioalkalivibrio nitratireducens DSM 14787 genome encodes:
- a CDS encoding SURF1 family protein codes for MAPTVGVNQRGAARARFLRWVPWVAGVALLALFLALGHWQLQRADEKRALLAAFEAAAGERYQPLDLSADPLETLRFQAVVVSGHYLREQQFLLDNQVREGRIGYRVITPLVHSGSGRAVLIERGWIPRSPERGMLPDVSEGLSADPVSIRGHVYVPFGEGYRLGAMDDAATWPRVIQYLDFEAMGERLQRDVVPLTVRLDPDQPSGYLRDWRPVLPMGPERHLAYAVQWFGLALALVIIALVLTRRRRFHEYGR; via the coding sequence ATGGCGCCGACCGTGGGTGTGAATCAGCGGGGCGCGGCGCGCGCTCGCTTCCTGCGATGGGTGCCGTGGGTGGCCGGTGTTGCGCTGCTGGCACTGTTCCTTGCGCTCGGCCACTGGCAGTTGCAGCGAGCGGATGAGAAAAGGGCGCTGCTGGCCGCCTTCGAGGCCGCAGCCGGGGAGCGGTACCAACCACTCGACCTGTCGGCGGACCCACTGGAGACGCTGCGCTTCCAGGCGGTGGTGGTTTCGGGACATTACCTGCGCGAGCAGCAGTTCCTGCTCGATAACCAGGTCCGGGAGGGTCGGATCGGCTATCGCGTGATTACGCCCCTGGTGCACAGCGGCAGTGGGCGGGCGGTGCTGATCGAGCGCGGCTGGATTCCGCGAAGTCCGGAGCGGGGGATGCTGCCCGACGTGAGCGAAGGTCTGAGCGCGGATCCCGTGTCGATCCGGGGCCATGTCTACGTCCCGTTTGGCGAGGGCTACCGGCTCGGTGCCATGGATGACGCCGCGACCTGGCCGCGCGTGATCCAGTATCTGGACTTCGAGGCAATGGGCGAGCGGCTGCAGCGGGACGTCGTTCCGCTGACCGTGCGCCTGGATCCGGACCAGCCATCAGGATACCTGCGCGACTGGCGCCCGGTGTTGCCGATGGGGCCCGAACGCCACCTGGCCTACGCGGTGCAATGGTTCGGTCTCGCGCTGGCGCTGGTGATCATCGCCCTCGTGTTGACCCGCCGAAGGAGGTTCCATGAATACGGTCGCTGA
- a CDS encoding twin transmembrane helix small protein has translation MWIQLTVIALLLLILGSLASGLLFLVRDTHERTRTVRALTWRIGLSIACFLLLLLGAALGFIQPHGIGAG, from the coding sequence ATGTGGATACAGCTCACCGTGATCGCCTTGCTGCTGCTGATCCTGGGCAGCCTTGCGTCCGGGCTGCTTTTCCTGGTGCGCGACACTCATGAGCGCACGCGCACGGTCCGGGCCCTGACCTGGCGCATCGGACTCTCCATCGCCTGTTTTCTCCTGTTGCTGCTGGGCGCGGCACTGGGCTTCATCCAGCCCCACGGGATCGGCGCGGGCTGA
- a CDS encoding cytochrome c oxidase assembly protein, with translation MKGNDVYLRRSNRRTAIRLGAVVLGMFGFGFALVPLYDVICEVTGLNGRSASLTGTSAPAVATVDTERTVIVEFVAIRNQGLDWGFSPAVTQMEVHPGRQYVTHFVASNRREDAAVGQAVPSVSPSSAARHFSKTECFCFTRQAFGPRESREMPVAFVVDPGLPPRVERITLAYTLFELKDTASGPRGQSDERGT, from the coding sequence ATGAAAGGGAACGACGTTTATCTCCGGCGCAGCAACCGGCGTACCGCGATCCGGCTCGGGGCGGTGGTGCTGGGCATGTTCGGATTCGGCTTCGCGCTGGTGCCACTGTATGACGTGATCTGCGAAGTCACCGGACTCAACGGCCGCAGCGCGTCGCTGACCGGGACTTCGGCCCCGGCGGTCGCGACGGTGGACACCGAGCGTACCGTGATCGTGGAGTTCGTTGCGATCCGGAACCAGGGGCTCGACTGGGGGTTCTCCCCCGCGGTGACGCAGATGGAAGTGCACCCGGGCCGGCAGTACGTGACCCACTTCGTGGCCAGCAACCGGCGCGAGGACGCCGCGGTCGGGCAGGCGGTGCCCAGCGTTTCGCCCTCGTCCGCCGCGCGCCACTTCAGCAAGACCGAGTGTTTCTGTTTCACCCGGCAGGCCTTCGGACCGCGCGAATCACGCGAGATGCCGGTGGCCTTCGTGGTGGATCCGGGGCTCCCGCCGCGCGTCGAGCGAATCACGCTCGCCTACACCCTGTTCGAACTGAAGGACACGGCGAGCGGGCCGCGTGGGCAATCCGATGAACGGGGGACATGA
- a CDS encoding SCO family protein → MNTVADDPQSGRDLRRWRGRLALILLVLVFALPLVTASWLYHNPGVWKPTTYTNHGQLMDPPQPLAPVALVDLRGESFGTEALRGYWTLLYVGDRRCGPACDAALVNTRQLRLALGHNMDRVQRVYLSTDSRSLSQLAPLLKDHPRLQLVTGDREALAVVLERLGEGAMGQVFLLDPLGNLLLRYGPEVSGSDMLKDVRKLLRNSRIG, encoded by the coding sequence ATGAATACGGTCGCTGACGACCCGCAGTCAGGGCGGGATCTGCGCAGGTGGCGCGGCCGGCTGGCGCTGATCCTGCTGGTCCTGGTCTTTGCGCTGCCGCTCGTGACTGCAAGCTGGCTCTACCACAACCCGGGGGTCTGGAAGCCGACGACCTATACCAACCATGGTCAGCTGATGGATCCCCCGCAGCCCCTCGCGCCCGTCGCGCTGGTGGACCTGCGCGGGGAGTCTTTCGGCACCGAAGCGCTTCGCGGCTATTGGACGCTGCTGTACGTTGGCGATCGCCGTTGCGGCCCTGCCTGCGACGCGGCGCTGGTGAATACGCGCCAATTGCGGCTGGCGCTCGGCCACAACATGGACCGGGTGCAACGAGTCTACCTGTCGACCGATTCGCGCAGCCTTTCCCAGCTGGCCCCGCTGCTCAAGGATCATCCCCGGCTGCAACTGGTCACCGGTGACCGGGAAGCCCTGGCTGTGGTGCTGGAACGGCTGGGCGAGGGTGCCATGGGGCAGGTCTTTCTGCTGGATCCGCTCGGCAACCTCCTGTTGCGCTACGGGCCGGAGGTGAGCGGGAGCGACATGCTGAAAGATGTGCGCAAGTTGCTTCGCAACTCGCGTATCGGGTGA
- a CDS encoding COX15/CtaA family protein — MDSQSQFFVGIRIAFVLTLAVIVLGAYVRLSDAGLGCPDWPGCYGRLLAPTQPAVVEQASLAFPERPVEVAKAWKEMVHRYAAGLLGLVILALAVVAWRERHRPGQPVVVPILLLILIVLQSLLGMWTVTLQLKPVVVMAHLLGGFATLLLLWHLILVTRPSRRRASPKPDPGRPPAASETEREPTRGWLPHFAALGALVLVVQIALGGWTSANYAALTCPDLPQCQGQWWPEADFREAFVLWRGGGLDYEYGLLDTPARTAIHVSHRIGAVTTLLLLGGLAVFILWRGDRRLRALAGGTLAFLLLQAGLGVSNVLFQLPLPVAVAHNAVAALLLLAVFTLWRALNRTDPVAAQTTMAALTGSGREHRMGLSGPGLEHGSVLRRRRWRRWTE, encoded by the coding sequence ATGGACTCGCAGTCGCAGTTCTTCGTCGGAATTCGGATCGCGTTCGTGCTGACCCTGGCGGTGATCGTGCTGGGTGCCTATGTCCGCCTTTCCGATGCCGGCCTGGGCTGTCCGGACTGGCCCGGTTGTTACGGCCGGCTGCTCGCCCCGACGCAACCGGCGGTCGTCGAGCAGGCCAGCCTCGCCTTCCCGGAACGGCCGGTGGAGGTGGCGAAAGCCTGGAAGGAAATGGTGCATCGCTACGCTGCGGGGCTGCTGGGCCTGGTGATCCTGGCGCTTGCCGTTGTGGCCTGGCGCGAGCGGCACCGGCCCGGGCAGCCGGTGGTCGTACCGATCCTGTTGCTGATATTGATCGTGTTGCAATCCTTGCTGGGCATGTGGACCGTGACCCTGCAACTGAAGCCGGTCGTGGTCATGGCGCACCTGCTCGGGGGGTTCGCCACGCTGCTCCTGTTATGGCACTTGATCCTGGTGACCCGGCCTTCGCGCCGACGAGCGTCGCCAAAGCCAGACCCCGGCCGACCGCCGGCCGCGTCGGAGACCGAGCGTGAGCCTACGCGTGGATGGCTGCCGCATTTCGCCGCGCTGGGCGCGCTGGTGCTGGTTGTCCAGATCGCGCTGGGCGGCTGGACCAGCGCCAACTATGCCGCGCTAACCTGCCCGGACTTGCCGCAGTGTCAGGGACAGTGGTGGCCCGAGGCGGATTTCCGCGAGGCGTTTGTGCTCTGGAGGGGGGGGGGCCTGGACTATGAATACGGCTTACTGGATACACCGGCACGCACCGCGATCCACGTGTCTCACCGAATCGGCGCGGTGACCACCCTGCTGCTGCTCGGCGGACTTGCTGTATTCATCCTGTGGCGCGGCGATCGCCGCTTACGTGCGCTGGCCGGGGGGACCCTGGCGTTCCTGCTCTTGCAGGCGGGCCTCGGGGTCTCGAACGTGCTGTTCCAGCTGCCGCTGCCGGTCGCTGTTGCCCATAACGCGGTGGCGGCGCTGCTGCTGCTCGCCGTGTTCACCCTGTGGCGCGCGCTGAACCGGACCGATCCCGTTGCCGCGCAAACAACCATGGCCGCACTGACCGGATCGGGCCGGGAGCATCGGATGGGACTGAGCGGACCCGGGCTGGAACACGGCAGTGTACTGCGACGCAGACGATGGAGGAGGTGGACGGAATGA